Proteins co-encoded in one Acidovorax sp. 69 genomic window:
- a CDS encoding helix-turn-helix domain-containing protein, giving the protein MLYLQQIQEGIDFIEAHLESDIELAEVARAAGMSQWHFQRIFKALTNETLKTYIRSRRFAKALEQLTNTRLSVLDIALASGYETQESFTRAFRDGFRLTPSQYRKMGNRSLFVRKIRFDPSYLAHLHHNISLAPDIEEQQAMQMVGLPTDYYGIDSEKNNLGQKLPPLWAKFLPRLGEIANTVPGVCYGVVVPAGPYTEELRYLACIEVRGPGVLPPGMVAMEIPASTYARFTHRGPAQNVDATVNYIYSSWLLSASPSHSLGPDLEIYGSQYHPTSGDSVMHYAIPIAHAGR; this is encoded by the coding sequence GTGCTTTATCTCCAGCAGATCCAGGAGGGCATCGATTTCATCGAGGCCCATCTCGAATCCGATATCGAACTGGCTGAGGTGGCGCGGGCTGCGGGGATGAGCCAATGGCACTTCCAGCGGATCTTCAAGGCGCTGACCAATGAAACCTTGAAGACCTACATCCGCTCGCGCCGGTTTGCCAAGGCACTCGAGCAGTTGACCAACACGCGGCTTTCCGTGCTCGACATTGCGCTGGCCTCGGGATACGAGACGCAGGAGAGCTTCACGCGCGCGTTCCGGGATGGCTTTCGGCTCACGCCGTCGCAGTACCGCAAGATGGGCAACCGCTCCCTGTTCGTGCGCAAGATCCGTTTTGACCCAAGCTACCTCGCGCACCTGCACCACAACATCTCCCTGGCGCCCGACATCGAGGAGCAGCAAGCCATGCAGATGGTCGGGCTGCCCACGGACTACTACGGCATCGACTCTGAAAAGAACAACCTGGGCCAGAAGCTGCCGCCCCTGTGGGCGAAGTTTCTACCCCGGTTGGGCGAAATTGCGAACACCGTGCCCGGGGTCTGCTATGGCGTTGTGGTGCCTGCGGGGCCGTACACCGAAGAGCTGCGCTATCTGGCCTGCATCGAAGTGCGAGGCCCCGGTGTGCTGCCACCGGGCATGGTGGCCATGGAAATCCCCGCGTCGACCTATGCACGCTTCACCCACCGGGGTCCAGCCCAGAACGTCGATGCGACGGTGAACTACATCTACTCCAGCTGGCTGCTGTCGGCCAGCCCGTCGCACAGCCTCGGGCCGGATCTGGAAATCTATGGTTCTCAATACCACCCGACTTCCGGCGACTCCGTGATGCACTACGCCATCCCCATCGCCCACGCCGGGCGCTGA
- a CDS encoding recombinase family protein: MALIGYARVSTRDQETHLQLDALAKAGVTQIWQEKGSSVGPRPELQKLLAALQPGDVLVVYKMDRVARSLKDLLAILDRIKVAGAAIRSLTEPLDTSSPLGMFMIQILGAVAQLERSIIRERAIAGQVAARMRGVTWGGKPLVITELELDQIMAMYASGWYTWALLADMWGTTPKSIYRAMARRKKRANGPVLPPVLGPYLQAAPKSVQ; the protein is encoded by the coding sequence ATGGCTCTGATTGGATATGCGCGCGTTTCTACAAGGGATCAGGAAACGCATTTGCAGCTTGACGCGCTCGCAAAAGCTGGCGTTACGCAAATTTGGCAAGAAAAGGGGAGTTCGGTAGGGCCTCGGCCTGAGCTGCAGAAGCTCTTGGCGGCGTTGCAGCCGGGTGATGTCCTTGTGGTCTACAAGATGGACCGCGTGGCACGATCCTTAAAAGACTTGCTTGCCATATTGGATCGAATAAAAGTGGCTGGGGCGGCCATTCGGTCTTTGACAGAGCCGCTAGATACATCCAGCCCGCTAGGGATGTTCATGATCCAGATTCTTGGCGCTGTCGCGCAGCTTGAGCGCTCAATCATTCGGGAACGTGCGATAGCTGGGCAGGTTGCAGCCCGAATGCGGGGCGTTACTTGGGGTGGCAAGCCTTTGGTGATTACTGAGCTGGAGCTTGACCAAATCATGGCTATGTATGCGTCCGGCTGGTACACCTGGGCGCTCCTGGCAGATATGTGGGGAACCACACCCAAATCTATCTATCGGGCAATGGCGAGACGAAAAAAAAGGGCCAATGGCCCGGTGCTTCCGCCTGTGCTGGGCCCGTATCTTCAGGCCGCTCCGAAGTCTGTTCAATGA
- a CDS encoding zonular occludens toxin domain-containing protein: MPINIVTGLPRQGKTLFTFIQVMERAKKENRPVFYCNIPEVTLDGWTRIDHPDKWMDCPNDSIIVVDELQQFWGMASTGARVPLPILELSMHGKRGIDFYFITQDPTLIHATPRKLCETHWHVVRAFGSENAVAHKFNRMQTDPEKVKAKSEKYPWRYPKEAFGKKDKAGNWITKPWYKSADVHNIKRSIPTKLWAIPVGLLLAGLAIYAAFYFASGAIGKASGSGSAIAAKVDGARPPVATGSGAAASVGPMTAAQYLASRTPRFPDFPQTAPAYDDVTKPTEAPYPAACVQMGKTCKCYTQQATLLQVSAAACLQIVQHGFFMDWKRAQVSPETMREKALPRPYAEGSAPLPVRAQPSAMPAPAPSSEPSQNTYLQGLAARNAQVRSSLQ; this comes from the coding sequence ATGCCTATCAATATCGTCACCGGCCTGCCTCGTCAAGGCAAAACGCTGTTCACGTTTATTCAAGTGATGGAGCGTGCGAAGAAGGAGAACCGCCCTGTTTTCTATTGCAACATCCCTGAGGTAACGCTCGATGGTTGGACGCGCATTGATCACCCTGACAAGTGGATGGACTGTCCCAACGACTCCATCATCGTGGTTGATGAATTGCAGCAGTTTTGGGGGATGGCTAGCACTGGCGCTCGCGTGCCTCTGCCTATCCTTGAGCTGTCAATGCACGGCAAACGCGGCATTGATTTCTACTTCATCACCCAGGACCCTACGTTAATACATGCCACACCTCGCAAGCTCTGCGAAACCCATTGGCATGTCGTCCGTGCGTTTGGCAGTGAGAACGCTGTTGCTCATAAATTCAACCGTATGCAAACTGACCCTGAGAAGGTCAAGGCCAAGTCTGAGAAGTATCCATGGCGCTATCCAAAAGAAGCGTTTGGCAAGAAGGACAAGGCGGGCAACTGGATCACAAAGCCTTGGTACAAGAGTGCTGACGTCCACAATATTAAGCGCAGTATTCCGACAAAGCTTTGGGCGATCCCTGTCGGTCTTTTGCTTGCGGGTCTTGCGATCTATGCGGCTTTTTATTTCGCCAGTGGCGCCATCGGTAAAGCGTCTGGTTCTGGCTCTGCGATCGCGGCAAAAGTTGATGGCGCTCGTCCTCCGGTTGCTACCGGCTCCGGTGCTGCTGCCAGCGTCGGCCCCATGACGGCGGCTCAATATCTGGCTTCGCGTACACCTCGCTTTCCTGATTTTCCACAGACTGCGCCGGCATATGACGATGTGACTAAACCCACTGAGGCGCCTTACCCTGCGGCCTGCGTACAGATGGGCAAAACGTGCAAGTGCTACACCCAGCAAGCAACCCTTTTGCAGGTCAGTGCTGCGGCCTGTTTGCAGATAGTTCAGCACGGGTTTTTCATGGATTGGAAGCGCGCCCAGGTGTCCCCTGAAACGATGCGCGAGAAGGCTCTACCGCGTCCATACGCTGAGGGTTCTGCGCCCCTTCCTGTTCGTGCACAGCCATCGGCTATGCCTGCCCCTGCTCCGTCTTCTGAGCCATCCCAAAACACGTATTTGCAGGGCCTTGCTGCTCGCAATGCGCAGGTGCGGAGTTCGTTGCAATGA
- a CDS encoding DUF2523 domain-containing protein: MPWIVSILLSGLLQIAGSLVGRVVIALGFGFVEYVGVSTLVDSVKAQATALISSFGASMLADWAGFFRIDQHISIVISAIGAKVLLNALGGDKIRRLVQK, encoded by the coding sequence ATGCCGTGGATCGTCTCTATCTTGCTTTCTGGCTTGTTGCAGATTGCTGGCTCTCTCGTTGGTCGTGTCGTTATTGCCCTCGGCTTTGGCTTTGTTGAGTACGTGGGTGTTAGTACCTTGGTCGATTCAGTCAAGGCTCAAGCTACAGCATTGATCTCATCGTTTGGCGCGTCGATGCTGGCCGATTGGGCTGGGTTTTTTCGCATTGATCAGCACATCTCTATCGTCATAAGTGCCATAGGCGCGAAGGTGCTTTTGAATGCCCTTGGCGGCGACAAGATCAGGCGCTTGGTGCAGAAGTAG
- a CDS encoding major capsid protein has product MNANANAAKRRALSVIARAPLARALAVAAAALVATGGAQAAVVMPDVSEVISVITSGVALVSSIGIAILSLVVVIKLFKWVQRVL; this is encoded by the coding sequence ATGAACGCAAACGCAAACGCTGCGAAGCGCCGCGCCCTGTCCGTTATTGCTCGTGCCCCTCTGGCGCGTGCTTTGGCGGTGGCTGCTGCTGCTCTCGTGGCCACTGGCGGCGCTCAAGCTGCCGTTGTCATGCCTGACGTGTCCGAAGTGATTTCGGTCATCACCTCAGGTGTGGCCCTCGTGTCCAGCATTGGTATCGCCATCCTGTCTTTGGTGGTGGTCATCAAGCTGTTCAAGTGGGTGCAGCGCGTCCTGTAA
- a CDS encoding YdaS family helix-turn-helix protein — MPLNLTINKAAEIAGSQTKLAELLGVARPHISNWKQGSRTCTIDKRIKLAQIAGLDPTTAVLEGLADQLDENDQWQKQAKETLNAILNAFPQT; from the coding sequence ATGCCGTTGAATTTAACTATCAATAAAGCCGCAGAGATAGCAGGCAGCCAGACGAAGCTAGCCGAGCTCCTAGGGGTAGCAAGGCCGCATATCTCAAACTGGAAACAAGGCAGCAGAACGTGCACGATCGACAAGCGAATAAAGCTCGCACAGATAGCCGGACTCGACCCGACGACAGCAGTATTGGAAGGACTGGCCGACCAACTAGACGAGAACGACCAATGGCAAAAACAAGCCAAGGAAACACTAAACGCAATCCTTAACGCGTTCCCCCAAACCTGA
- a CDS encoding cytosine permease, giving the protein MSSSPAAPATNEALAPVSSDRRVFQWHDHASLWFSLGVGLLVMQVGAYLMPALGTNEALIAIVAGSIVGAGLLGWVAKLGCDSGLASAGLMHAVYGRTFASLPIILNIVQLVGWGTFELVVMRDATVAIGQQSGSMAGAHWPVLATLLWGGVVMLLISGSMVQLVRKVIARVALPLVVLSLLWLSWQFLSLAQAQGFEALWTRKGEGGMGVFPALDLVIAMPISWLPLVADYARHGKNGGSALRGTWLGYALANMWCYSLGVLVALTLPSKDLVQALLLAQGGLIALSLILIDEVDNAYGDTYSGAVSAHSLLPGWGVRAWGLLVAALCTGLALVLPMHSLEPFLLLLSSVFVPLFGVILGRLAFGVDASALLAQARKVNPAPVAIWLGGVAFYHLLPLVSTLLGAALPTLVLCFVLAFATRPRR; this is encoded by the coding sequence ATGTCCTCATCGCCCGCCGCGCCCGCCACCAACGAAGCGCTGGCCCCTGTTTCCTCCGACCGCCGCGTCTTCCAGTGGCATGACCACGCCTCGCTTTGGTTCAGCCTGGGCGTGGGCCTGCTGGTCATGCAGGTGGGCGCGTACCTGATGCCCGCGCTGGGCACCAATGAGGCACTCATTGCCATCGTGGCCGGCTCCATCGTGGGCGCAGGCCTGCTGGGCTGGGTGGCCAAGCTCGGTTGCGACAGCGGCCTGGCCAGCGCGGGGCTGATGCACGCCGTGTATGGCCGCACGTTTGCCAGCCTGCCCATCATTCTCAACATCGTGCAGCTGGTGGGCTGGGGCACGTTTGAACTGGTGGTGATGCGCGACGCCACCGTAGCCATTGGCCAGCAATCGGGCAGCATGGCTGGCGCTCACTGGCCTGTCTTGGCCACATTGCTGTGGGGCGGGGTGGTGATGCTGCTGATCAGCGGATCGATGGTGCAGCTGGTGCGCAAAGTGATCGCACGCGTGGCGCTGCCGCTGGTGGTGCTGTCGCTGCTGTGGCTGTCGTGGCAGTTCCTGTCGCTGGCGCAGGCCCAGGGCTTTGAAGCGCTGTGGACGCGCAAGGGCGAAGGCGGGATGGGCGTGTTTCCGGCGCTGGACCTGGTGATCGCCATGCCGATTTCGTGGCTTCCGCTGGTGGCAGACTATGCGCGCCACGGCAAGAACGGCGGCTCGGCCTTGCGCGGCACCTGGCTGGGCTACGCGCTGGCCAATATGTGGTGCTACAGCCTGGGTGTGCTGGTGGCGCTGACCTTGCCCAGCAAGGACCTGGTGCAGGCGCTGCTGCTGGCGCAGGGCGGGCTGATTGCGCTGTCGCTGATCCTGATCGATGAGGTGGACAACGCCTATGGCGACACGTATTCGGGTGCGGTGTCGGCCCACAGCCTGCTGCCAGGCTGGGGTGTGCGCGCCTGGGGCCTGCTGGTGGCCGCGCTGTGCACAGGGTTGGCCCTGGTGCTGCCAATGCACAGCCTGGAGCCGTTTTTGCTGCTGCTCAGTTCGGTGTTTGTGCCGCTGTTTGGCGTGATTCTGGGACGGTTGGCGTTTGGCGTCGACGCGTCGGCATTGCTGGCGCAGGCACGCAAGGTCAACCCAGCGCCAGTGGCCATCTGGTTGGGAGGCGTGGCTTTCTACCACCTTCTGCCCCTCGTCTCCACGCTGCTTGGCGCCGCATTACCCACATTAGTGCTGTGTTTTGTGCTGGCGTTCGCAACCCGCCCGCGCCGCTGA
- a CDS encoding glutathione S-transferase N-terminal domain-containing protein gives MKFLVRFFFKTLRTVLGPAMLLKEALTRPQGVVRSEAGQQAVNQACNALALYQYKTCPFCIKVRQEMRRLSLPITQVDAQPEGPARAALVQQGGHAKVPCLKITDESGKSHWLYDSEKIITYLRSHFAQVA, from the coding sequence ATGAAATTTTTAGTTCGATTCTTTTTCAAGACCCTGCGCACCGTCCTGGGCCCTGCGATGCTGCTCAAAGAGGCCTTGACCCGGCCCCAAGGTGTGGTGCGCTCGGAGGCAGGACAGCAAGCCGTCAATCAAGCGTGCAACGCACTTGCGCTGTACCAATACAAGACCTGCCCTTTTTGCATCAAGGTGCGCCAGGAAATGCGTCGCCTGTCATTGCCGATAACCCAGGTGGACGCGCAACCGGAAGGCCCCGCCAGGGCCGCGTTGGTGCAGCAAGGTGGCCACGCCAAAGTGCCGTGTCTGAAGATCACGGACGAATCGGGCAAGAGCCACTGGCTCTACGATTCAGAAAAAATCATCACCTACTTGCGCAGCCATTTCGCGCAGGTGGCCTGA
- the thiD gene encoding bifunctional hydroxymethylpyrimidine kinase/phosphomethylpyrimidine kinase — protein sequence MTSSISQPFAARRYARVLSIAGSDSGGGAGIQADLKTFSALGCYGMTAITAITAQNTCGVTGIHGIPPEMLKAQIDAVVQDIGVDAVKIGMLHSPEVVRVVADAIRTYQLPHVVLDPVMVATSGDRLIAQETVAVLVRELFPLAEVITPNLDEAGWLLGWPVEGVETLDEAAQALRALGARAALLKGGHLPGDWVVDVLALPDGTCQRLASERIATHNGHGTGCTLSSAIAAHLALGATLQQAVQRARAYILGAIAAGADVHTGRGQGPLNHGYAPLAQRVLPV from the coding sequence ATGACTTCATCGATTTCCCAGCCCTTCGCAGCGCGCCGCTACGCGCGCGTTCTTTCCATCGCCGGTTCCGACAGCGGCGGCGGGGCGGGCATTCAGGCGGACCTCAAGACCTTCAGCGCCCTGGGCTGCTACGGCATGACGGCCATCACGGCCATCACGGCCCAGAACACCTGTGGCGTGACGGGCATCCATGGCATTCCGCCCGAGATGCTCAAGGCCCAGATTGACGCCGTGGTGCAGGACATTGGTGTGGACGCGGTCAAGATCGGTATGCTGCATTCGCCCGAAGTGGTGCGCGTGGTGGCTGACGCCATTCGCACCTATCAGTTGCCCCACGTGGTGCTTGACCCGGTGATGGTGGCCACCAGTGGTGACCGGCTGATTGCCCAGGAGACCGTGGCCGTATTGGTGCGCGAACTCTTTCCGTTGGCCGAGGTGATCACGCCCAATCTGGACGAAGCAGGCTGGTTGCTGGGGTGGCCCGTCGAAGGTGTTGAGACGCTGGACGAGGCCGCACAAGCGCTGCGGGCCCTGGGCGCCCGTGCGGCGCTGCTCAAAGGCGGGCACTTGCCGGGTGACTGGGTGGTGGATGTGCTGGCATTGCCGGACGGAACGTGCCAGCGACTCGCGTCCGAGCGAATTGCCACCCACAACGGGCACGGCACGGGCTGCACCTTGTCGTCTGCCATTGCTGCACACCTTGCCTTGGGCGCAACGTTGCAGCAAGCTGTGCAGCGTGCCCGCGCCTACATTCTGGGCGCCATCGCCGCAGGGGCGGATGTGCACACGGGCCGCGGCCAAGGGCCCCTCAACCACGGTTATGCGCCCTTGGCACAGCGGGTGTTGCCCGTCTGA
- a CDS encoding FAD-dependent oxidoreductase — MPLQPSSFAILGAGLMGRMLAVELARQGHQIDLYDAGSPAAEGSAATVAAAMLAPLAESAITEPGVVRMGHHALTRWPQLLASLAEPVFFQQAGTLIVWHRQDAADAQRLTRQLETNQHRVPELPRLQKLSSDALAQAEPTLAHRFSQGLYLPGEGQLDNRQLLAALGVEMETLSVRMHWHSPQSPDTFTPGTPGQPDWVLDCRGLGAKGQWSALRGVRGEVVRIHAPDVTLQRPTRLVHPRYPIYIAPKENHLFVIGATEIESDDLSPASVRSTLELLSAAYAVHPGFAEGRILELATQCRPTLPDNLPAIRKTRQGVLEINGLYRHGFMIAPALLDVTLEVLNTGQSALSQRFDLALTLEPSPSAAPSATARALA, encoded by the coding sequence ATGCCACTTCAACCCTCTTCTTTTGCCATTTTGGGCGCGGGCCTCATGGGCCGGATGCTTGCCGTGGAACTGGCTCGCCAAGGGCATCAGATCGACCTCTACGACGCTGGCAGCCCGGCTGCCGAAGGATCTGCCGCCACGGTGGCGGCCGCCATGTTGGCCCCATTGGCCGAATCCGCCATCACGGAGCCCGGCGTGGTGCGCATGGGGCACCACGCCCTGACCCGCTGGCCCCAACTGCTGGCCTCTTTGGCTGAACCGGTGTTCTTCCAGCAGGCTGGGACCTTGATCGTATGGCATCGGCAAGACGCCGCCGACGCCCAACGGCTGACCCGCCAATTGGAGACCAACCAACATCGGGTGCCCGAGTTACCCCGCCTGCAAAAACTCAGCAGCGATGCCCTCGCGCAGGCAGAGCCCACACTGGCCCACCGGTTCTCACAGGGCCTCTACCTGCCCGGCGAAGGCCAGCTGGATAACCGCCAGTTGCTCGCGGCATTGGGGGTGGAAATGGAAACACTCTCGGTGCGTATGCACTGGCACAGCCCCCAATCACCTGACACCTTCACACCCGGCACTCCAGGACAGCCAGACTGGGTGCTGGACTGCCGCGGGCTGGGCGCCAAAGGCCAGTGGAGCGCGCTGCGCGGCGTGCGCGGCGAGGTGGTGCGTATCCATGCACCCGACGTCACGCTGCAACGCCCCACACGGCTCGTGCACCCACGCTACCCCATCTACATCGCGCCGAAGGAAAACCACCTTTTCGTGATCGGCGCCACCGAGATCGAGTCGGATGACCTCTCGCCCGCCAGCGTGCGCTCCACACTGGAACTGCTGAGCGCCGCCTATGCCGTACACCCGGGTTTTGCAGAAGGCCGCATTCTGGAGCTGGCAACCCAGTGCCGCCCTACGCTGCCCGACAACCTGCCCGCCATCCGCAAAACCCGCCAGGGCGTGCTGGAGATCAATGGCCTGTACCGCCACGGCTTCATGATTGCCCCCGCATTGCTGGATGTGACACTGGAGGTGCTGAACACAGGACAATCAGCACTTTCGCAACGTTTTGATCTGGCGTTGACACTGGAGCCCAGCCCATCGGCCGCGCCCAGTGCCACCGCCCGAGCCTTGGCATGA
- the thiS gene encoding sulfur carrier protein ThiS, with amino-acid sequence MNISINQISHELPNGSTVADAVAAIAARPPFAVAVNTNFVPSTRYAEQALQPGDRVEIISPVTGG; translated from the coding sequence ATGAACATTTCGATCAATCAGATCTCGCACGAACTGCCCAACGGCTCTACCGTGGCCGACGCCGTGGCCGCCATTGCAGCCCGCCCCCCCTTCGCCGTGGCTGTCAACACCAACTTTGTGCCCAGCACCCGCTACGCCGAGCAGGCCCTTCAGCCCGGCGATCGCGTAGAAATCATCTCTCCCGTGACCGGCGGCTGA
- a CDS encoding thiazole synthase, which produces MTQNPTPDALVLYGQHFASRLLLGTSRYPSPAVLEAAVLRAQPAMVTASLRRQGSNPAESGSSFWELLRKLNVPVLPNTAGCHSAQEAITTAQMAREVFNTPWIKLELIGDDYTLQPDTLNLVGVAEHLIKEGFQVLPYCTEDLVLCQRLVDVGCQAVMPWAAPIGTGRGPVNPYALQTLRERLSVPLLVDAGLGLPSHACQVMEWGYDGVLLNTAVALAQDPVAMAGAFADAVNAGRAARQAGAMAAQDAAQPSTPVLGTPFWHHAHA; this is translated from the coding sequence ATGACACAGAACCCTACACCCGACGCCTTGGTACTCTACGGCCAGCATTTTGCGAGCCGCCTGTTGCTGGGCACCTCCCGCTACCCCTCCCCCGCCGTGCTGGAGGCTGCCGTGTTGCGCGCACAGCCCGCCATGGTGACCGCGTCGCTGCGGCGCCAGGGCAGCAATCCAGCCGAGAGCGGCAGCAGCTTCTGGGAGCTGCTGCGCAAGCTCAACGTGCCAGTGCTGCCCAACACCGCCGGTTGCCACAGCGCGCAAGAGGCCATCACCACGGCACAGATGGCGCGCGAGGTTTTCAACACCCCCTGGATCAAGCTGGAGCTGATTGGCGACGACTACACGCTACAACCCGACACGCTGAACCTGGTGGGGGTGGCCGAACACCTCATCAAGGAAGGTTTTCAGGTCCTGCCGTACTGCACTGAGGACTTGGTGCTGTGCCAGCGCCTGGTCGATGTGGGCTGCCAGGCCGTGATGCCCTGGGCAGCGCCTATCGGCACAGGGCGCGGACCGGTCAACCCTTACGCGCTGCAGACATTGCGCGAACGCCTGAGCGTGCCGCTACTGGTCGATGCGGGCCTGGGCCTTCCCTCGCACGCATGCCAGGTCATGGAATGGGGCTATGACGGTGTGTTGCTCAACACCGCCGTCGCACTGGCCCAAGACCCCGTTGCGATGGCTGGTGCATTCGCCGATGCGGTGAACGCCGGGCGCGCAGCGCGCCAGGCCGGAGCCATGGCGGCACAAGACGCAGCCCAACCCAGCACCCCCGTGTTGGGCACCCCTTTCTGGCACCACGCCCATGCATGA
- the thiE gene encoding thiamine phosphate synthase, producing MHDTATLAQAILEHHATTFAGFSPEPTPVPTSQEPVYMAALQACSALGFIAQDAECLALAWLARTQRTGAVHAQQWPDEPQDFGLQALPRAQQFRPCPNELGLYAVLPDANWVGRMARAGVPTVQLRFKSTDAAAIQREVQAAVQAVQGTDALLFINDHWQLAINAGAYGIHLGQEDLDALNAHELQALRSSGLRLGVSTHGYAEMVRADAVGPSYIAMGAVFPTTLKKMATAPQGVGRLGMYARLMRNYPQVAIGGIGAEQFAQVRATGVGSIAVVRALVNAPDPEAAAKQLLKAVG from the coding sequence ATGCATGACACCGCAACCTTGGCGCAAGCCATTTTGGAACACCACGCAACCACTTTCGCGGGCTTTTCCCCCGAACCAACTCCCGTACCCACCTCGCAGGAGCCGGTCTATATGGCAGCCCTGCAGGCATGCAGTGCACTGGGATTCATCGCGCAGGATGCAGAGTGCCTGGCTCTCGCATGGCTGGCGCGCACGCAGCGCACAGGAGCCGTTCACGCGCAACAATGGCCAGATGAGCCCCAGGATTTCGGTCTACAAGCCCTGCCGCGCGCGCAGCAATTCAGACCCTGTCCCAACGAATTGGGCCTGTATGCCGTGCTGCCCGACGCCAACTGGGTGGGGCGCATGGCACGTGCGGGCGTGCCCACAGTACAACTGCGCTTCAAATCCACCGACGCCGCGGCTATCCAACGGGAAGTGCAAGCAGCGGTTCAGGCAGTGCAAGGCACTGACGCGCTCCTGTTCATCAACGACCATTGGCAGTTGGCCATCAATGCCGGTGCCTACGGCATCCATCTGGGCCAGGAAGATCTGGACGCACTGAACGCCCATGAACTGCAGGCGCTGCGCAGCTCAGGCCTGCGGCTGGGGGTCAGCACGCATGGCTACGCAGAAATGGTACGTGCCGATGCCGTGGGCCCCAGCTACATCGCGATGGGGGCGGTGTTCCCCACCACCCTCAAGAAAATGGCTACGGCCCCTCAGGGAGTGGGCAGGCTGGGCATGTACGCGCGCCTGATGCGGAACTACCCCCAGGTTGCGATCGGAGGCATTGGCGCCGAACAGTTTGCACAAGTGCGCGCCACTGGCGTAGGGTCCATCGCGGTGGTGAGAGCCCTTGTCAACGCACCAGACCCCGAAGCCGCCGCAAAGCAACTATTGAAGGCCGTGGGATAA
- a CDS encoding oxepin-CoA hydrolase, alternative type: protein MPAELQSTSQGQTLILTLRNPERRNAIDPVMYAAGVEALGVAERSPDIRSVVITGADGMFCSGGNLQRLLANRQQPPEVQAQSIEGLHNWIETIRTYPKPIIAAVEGAAAGAGFSLALACDFIVAARNAVFVMAYSNVALSPDGGASWSLSHALPRQIATEILMCGDRIGTERLHALGVINRIAEAGSALDTALALAEQLNARAPNALASIKELLNEAPHAQLTHHLDQERDHFVKNLHHANGGAGISAFLEKRVPRYE, encoded by the coding sequence ATGCCCGCAGAACTACAAAGCACCAGCCAGGGCCAAACCCTGATCCTGACCCTTCGCAACCCGGAGCGGCGCAACGCCATCGACCCGGTGATGTACGCAGCAGGCGTGGAGGCGCTGGGCGTGGCAGAAAGAAGCCCCGACATCCGCAGCGTGGTCATCACCGGTGCCGACGGCATGTTCTGCTCGGGTGGCAACCTGCAGCGGCTGCTCGCCAACCGACAGCAGCCGCCCGAGGTGCAGGCCCAGAGCATTGAAGGCCTGCACAACTGGATAGAGACCATCCGCACCTACCCCAAGCCGATCATTGCGGCGGTGGAAGGCGCAGCGGCGGGCGCCGGCTTTTCGCTGGCGCTGGCCTGTGACTTCATCGTGGCCGCCCGAAACGCCGTATTTGTAATGGCCTACAGCAATGTGGCGCTGTCACCCGATGGCGGCGCCAGCTGGAGCCTCTCGCACGCCCTGCCCCGCCAGATCGCCACCGAAATCCTCATGTGCGGTGACCGCATCGGCACGGAGCGCCTGCACGCACTCGGTGTCATCAACCGCATTGCCGAAGCAGGCAGCGCACTCGATACAGCCCTGGCGCTGGCCGAACAGCTCAATGCGCGCGCGCCGAATGCACTGGCCAGCATCAAAGAGCTGCTGAACGAAGCACCCCACGCCCAGCTGACGCACCACCTGGACCAGGAGCGTGACCACTTCGTAAAGAACCTGCACCACGCCAACGGTGGCGCAGGCATCTCGGCATTCCTCGAAAAACGTGTGCCGCGCTACGAATAG